From a single Equus asinus isolate D_3611 breed Donkey chromosome 2, EquAss-T2T_v2, whole genome shotgun sequence genomic region:
- the LOC106833443 gene encoding olfactory receptor 4F3/4F16/4F29 → MDGGNHSIVSEFVFLGLTHSWEMQLLLLVFSSVLYVASLTGNILIVFSVTTDPHLHSPMYFLLASLSFIDLGACSVTSPKMIYDLFRKRKVISFGGCIAQIFFIHVVGGVEMVLLIAMAFDRYVAICKPLHYQTIMSPQMCILFLAAAWALGISHSLFQLAFIVNLPFCGPNVLDSFYCDLPRVLRLACTDTYRLQFMVTVNSGFICVGSFFILLISYIFILFTVWKHSSGGSSKALSTLSAHITVVLLFFGPTMFVYTWPHPNSQMDKFLAILDAVLTPFLNPVIYTFRNKEMKAAMKRVCKQLVTYRKIS, encoded by the coding sequence ATGGATGGAGGGAATCACTCTATTGTGTCTGAGTTTGTGTTTCTGGGACTCACACATTCATGGGAGATGCAGCTTCTCCTCctggttttctcctctgtgctctATGTGGCAAGCCTGACTGGAAACATCCTCATTGTGTTTTCTGTGACCACTGATCCTCATTTACATTCCCCCATGTATTTCCTATTGGCCAGTCTCTCCTTCATTGACTTGGGAGCCTGCTCTGTCACCTCACCCAAGATGATTTATGACCTTTTCAGAAAGCGCAAAGTCATTTCATTTGGAGGCTGCATTGCTCAGATCTTCTTCATCCATGTCGTTGGTGGTGTGGAGATGGTGCTACTCATAGCCATGGCCTTTGACAGATATGTTGCCATATGTAAGCCTCTCCACTATCAGACTATCATGAGCCCACAAATGTGCATTTTGTTCCTGGCTGCTGCCTGGGCCCTTGGTATCAGCCACTCACTGTTCCAACTAGCATTTATTGTTAATCTACCCTTCTGTGGTCCTAATGTGTTAGACAGCTTTTACTGTGACCTTCCTCGTGTCCTCAGACTGGCCTGTACAGATACCTACAGATTGCAATTCATGGTCACTGTCAACAGTGGGTTTATCTGTGTTGGTTCTTTCTTTATACTTCTCATCTCCTACATCTTCATCCTGTTTACTGTTTGGAAGCATTCCTCAGGTGGTTCATCCAAGGCCCTCTCCACTTTATCAGCTCACATCACCGTGGTCCTTTTGTTCTTTGGTCCAACCATGTTTGTCTATACATGGCCACACCCCAATTCACAGATGGACAAGTTTCTTGCTATTCTTGATGCGGTTCTCACTCCTTTTCTGAATCCAGTCATCTATACATTCAGGAATAAAGAGATGAAGGCAGCAATGAAGAGAGTATGCAAACAGTTAGTGACTTACAGAAAGATCTCATAA